The genomic segment ATCAGGTTTCCACCAGGCTTTTAACAAGATCTCGAAAATATGACCATATCACACCTGTCCTAGCGTCTCTACATTGGCTTCCCGTTTGTTTTAGGATtgattttaagattttattGATTACTTCGAAGGCTCTACATGACTTGGCCCCAGCATATATTTTTCCGAGCTTTTAGTCCCCTCTGTGCCGTCTCGTAGTCTGAGGTCCTCAGGCAGTAGACTGCTGTTCCTCCCATAGTCCAGGCTCATAACTAAAGGGGACAGAGCTTTATCAATACAGGCACCGAAGCTCTGGAATGACTTGCCTGAGGAAATTAGGTTGACTGAGTCACTGCCCATTTTTAAATCTCTCCTCAAAACCCACTTTTACCGGAGAGCTTTTCCAGATTTCATTTGAGCCTGcctttgtttttattcctgTCTTCTTCCTGTAAATCACATGTATTTTATGCtctttgttttaattgtgtttttattgttcagCACTTTGTAACTGTGTTTTGAAAAGTATAAGTAaagtttatcattattattattattattattatataaaatgCCCTATCCTTATTTGACTGTTTTCAGGTAAAGTGTAACTCCGTGCGTGCACTGGGGAATCTACTCCACTTCCTGCGGTATGGCCAGCTCACTCGCTCAGTGTTCCAGCGCCCTCTAGAGGAGGCTGTGAGGGTTCTGGTACAGACCGTCCAATCAGAGGCAACCATGAAGGTCAGATGGAACGCCTGTTATGCCTTGGGAAACGCCTTCAGAAACCCCTCCTTGCCACTTGGTAAGTCCTCTCCAATGCAAAACCGCTCAATTCCCAAACATGAAGCTGTCAATTAGAAGGATTATCGCAATGCAAGGATGCGAGTAGTACAAAATGGTTACCCGTCATCATTGCATAAAAAGTAGTTTCCATGGCAATGCTCCCAAGTGCCTTTTATTGATTTCCATTTTTGACAAGAATCAGCTTCACTTATCCTTTATAAGGATGACCTCGACACTGATATCCAAACTCTTGTATTTTGTCCCGGCCTAGACTCCGCCCCCTGGTCCAGCGATGCCTTCTCCGCACTCTGCTCCGTGGTCACGTCCTGTAAGAACTTCAAGGTGCGCATCAAGTCAGCCGCCGCGCTCTCGGTGCCGGCCCGCCGCGGTTGCTACGGCGACGTGGAGAGGTTCATCTGCGTGTGGCACTCCCTGGCCACGGCGCTTGAGAACAGCGAGGAGACCCACGACTTCCTCGAGTACCGCTACTGCGCCAGCCTGCGCGAGACGCTCCTGCAGGCGCTGGTGCACCTGCTCAGCCTCAGCCAATGGGAGGACATGCCCGCTCTGGGGGCGGCGCTAGCGGGAGATGAGGGCGGGGCCATCAGAGGGCACCTCCTCCGCTACCtacgtggggaggggggggacagagggacggcgggggagggggagagcgggACGGAGAGCCTCAGCGTCCTGCAGAGAACCGAAGCCCTCCAGCAAACGCTGGCTGGGCTGAGAGAGCTAcagctggagggggaggatgaaagggtcaggagggagagggagagcgggagggagagggttGTGGACTACCTGGAGGATCTGCTTAAGAGCAGTGCTGAGTTGGAGCTTGCGTTGTCAGCTTCAGCCGGGCCAAGCTTATGATTCCCCCTCAGTCTTGTTAAGGCGTGGCGGACCTCGAGAGTCAAGTCACAATTTACCAGAGAGTGAACACTCGGGCAACAAGCCGAGAATTAAACCAATATATAGCCACAGACTCATAATGTATCTTCAGTCTTTGAACGGAAGACGGTATGTTCTTGTCTTCTGAAGACgtcttatgtatttatttgatatttttattatttcaatCATTAAATCATTTCCGCAATTAAAAATGTCTGATTTATTTTCAGCTCTCTGTCAAACATTTTAATGCAATCAAtgaccaaaaaataaaaatgcaaattGCTGTAGATGATTGGATTGTACATAAAGTGTCCGCAAGAGGGCAACGTTTACATCACGAGTTGATGCATGATCCGGATGTTGACTAGTAATGCCTGAAGAATATACCACGCTGTCGGAATGGACGCCGTGGACTTCTTCAGGAAGCTTGGCGCTGgagcaaaatttgatttaaaGAGATTTGGAAAAGATGCCCAACGTTTTACGGTATGTGCCGGTTGTTTTCGAATTCAGTGAATGCCAAATATTCCATGACAATTAGTTAGTTGTGTTGTTGGTTTATATGTGAGACATTACGAGAGCCTGCTCTCATACATAACGTATCACAACCTTTTAGGTGGAACAGTTCTCTAATATTAATGTGTGATGGTATCTAAATTAAAATGAAACTCACACATCTAAAGAAACATGTCCCCTACAGGTTGTGCGCTCCCAAGGAGAAGACTCGGCTGCTGATCAGATCTCGGCTATCGACTATTTCGGGAAAGGCTCAAGCAGCAAGACTGAACCCCAGGATGCTGCTCCCTGTGATGAGGTTGAGGGGGAGAGTGAAGTTGGAGATAAAAGGAAAAGAAAGCCAGAACACCTGACTGTTAAGTCGAAGAAAAAGAGGGATATCAAGGTTGACACACAGGGTAAACATGAACACTTTTTGGTGGATGGCTAAGCAGGCTGTCTTTTTTGCAATTGCAATAGTCTAgtcatgaaaaataatattGGCCTAGAATAACACGTTTAATCTTGAAGCGGGAAGAATCTTGTTTCAATCAACCATTTCACAATCTATAATGAAAGCGTTATTGGGGACTGTATAATTTTGGCTTGAAAAGCTTTAGAGCTGGCTGAACACCTTGTTTTTCCTTCTGAAATAATCATGTCTTTCGTGAAGTAGTTGGTGGACCACAAGAAAGTAGTGGCTCTAATGGAATCAGCTGGACAACGTCTTCTGAAGGAAAACCCCAACAGCAGGAGGATGGAACGAAGAGGGCCTCCTTGAAGAGACTTAAAGACCTCCATAATGAAAAGGTattgatacatacatacatacatacatacatacatacatacatacatacatacatacatacatacatacatacatacaaagagAAACCATACTCCACTAAAACATTCGGTTCTTCTCGAATAATTTATTTCAGGTCAACCGCATTCGTAATCAGAACCGCATATACGTCCATGGCACGGATGTCCCTGAACCGGTGTGCACGTTTGAGGAACTGCAGACCGAGTACCGCCTGAACCCACGAATTCTTCAGAATCTCCAAGAAGCCGGCCTGAGCTCTCCGACGCCCATCCAGATGCAGGCGGTTCCCCTGATGATGCATGTAAGCAGCGCTCCAGGGACTATTCAACACAGCCGACTACAGAATGCTACTGGACACTTTAGAGAACACTGGGATGGGTTTGGTCCTATACACCTGGCCCCACCTCTGCTCAATTGTGTCCTCGAGCTAGACAAACTGCTAATTGCCTTGTACGACTGACGACATGGTCGGGTGTGTAAACGGCACATTATTTAGGTTGAGTGGAGCCAACAACTAGAAGGGTCAGATAGTCTGATGTGTGGGGACTGAATCTGTTTCCTATTGTTTCCAGAACCGGGAGATCCTGGCTTGCGCTCCAACGGGATCAGGGAAGACGCTCGCCTTCTGTTTACCTCTGCTGGCTCACCTGAAGCAGCCTGCCAATCAGGGCTTCAGGGCCATCATCATCTCTCCCACCCGGGAGCTGGCTAGCCAGGTGCTCACATCAACCACCCACACCGTCCCTTTCACAAAGTACCTGGATCCTATAACGCCCCAGGGCTGTGAGAAAGGGATACTGTAGTTCTTGGTATCTGTTTGTATTTTGACATATTTTGAACCAACCTCTTTTTCTGCTATCATTAGACCCACAGAGAGCTGGTTCGCCTGTCAGATGGTCTTGGGTTCAGAGTTCACATCATCGACAAGGCCTCCCTAGCAGCCAAGAAATACGGACCTCAGTCGAGTAAAAAATACGGTAAGATCAGTGAAATGCATTCTGAACTGACCAAACTGAGCCTAGTGAAACATGTAATAGTTTCTTGTAGTTGGAATGTGAGGCCTACTTGGACATTGATCTGAAACACAAGTTTAAGAGAAAACAGATCTTTTCAGCTTATTGCCTGTGCTCCTTTTTGTGTTTCCAGATATCCTGGTGAGCACTCCGAATCGACTGATCTACCTTCTCAAAGAGGATCCTCCGGGGCTCGACCTGACCAGGTACAACCTTGGATTCAATCTGGTTTCATAATAAAGCTAGGCTACCTAGCTCATTGCTTAGCGATAGTTTGCCAACTGGGAGCAACTGACTATTCCAGTGGTTCGGCCTACGATGACTTACACATTAAAGTGGTTTTAGGTAGATGGTAAAGTTTAGGTGTTAGGTGTAACATTAATGGTTAGCTATACGGTTGTTCCGGGTTTGTCGGGGTTATGGTCAGGCTAAGAACCTAGGGGAGGGGATTTAAGAGCATCAATAACCCCAGACATGTTGATCCGACTGCGTGTTACAGGGTGGAGTGGCTGGTGGTGGATGAGTCGGACAAGCTGTTTGAGGGCGGCAAGAGGGGCTTCCGGGATCAGCTGGCCACCCTGTTCCTCGCCTGCTCCTGTCCTCGCGTGCGCAGGGCCTTCTTCAGCGCCACGTGCACGTCGGAGGTGGAGCAGTGGTGCCGGCTGAACCTCGACAACCTCGTCTCTGTCAACGTGGGCCAAAGGTAAAGCTCCCCTGTTGCTCGCTGGGTAGCGTCCTGTACTGTGGTGGTCCAGGAGGAGTAATGTGGGGGTCCGGGCATCATGTGGCGGTCCAGGCGTACTTGACGTGTGTGCCGTTGCATTTTCCCATGGTGACTGTGCCGTCCGGTCTGTGCGTCCCCAGGAACACGGCGGTGGAGTCGGTGGAGCAGGAGCTGCTGTTTGTGGGAACTGAGAACGGGAAGCTGCTGGCAGTGAGGGACCTCATCAAAAAGGTAGCGTCCCTATGGTTGAAGACAGTGTTTCAACcatgggggggggtggcggggggggtcttccgtgagggtttcagttcgcacgactattgttttgaacagtatcaccaatacattatttatctttattttttctttccctatgagagttttgtactttgttcatcgaaataattaaaaaatatttataaaaaagtaacatatatatatatatatatataaataaattattattatttttatacattggtagtcaacgcggggccctattgttgttaaggctgccgccttaaccatacagtgctgggggaaacactggttgAATATCACAACTCTTTAGAACCGACGGTCTGAACGTGGGAGTGATGTTGGTCTCTTTGTACTTCCTCAGGGTTTCATGCCCCCCATGCTAGTGTTTGTACAGTCAATCGATCGAGCGCGAGAACTCTTCCACGAGTTGGTCTACGAGGGCATCAATGTGGATGTCATCCATGCTGATCGCACACAGCAACAGGTAGAgagacgcacccacacacatttttgACACTGTTACAAGAGTGGGACGTCAGAACCTGACCTGGGTGCGATGTTTTGGTTTCTCTGCCAGAGGGACAATGTGATGAAGAGTTTCCGCTCAGGCGATATATGGGTGCTGATCTGCACTGCTATCCTGGCTAGAGGAATCGACTTCAAAGGAGTCAATCTGGTTCTGAACTACGACTTCCCAACCAGCGCCGTGGAGTACATCCACCGCATCGGTCAGTTCTCGCTGCAATCTGTCTCTTATCAACTGTTTCTGGGACTGACAGGATgtgtgttttaaaatgtgtgcaTTCTATTTGACATCCGTTGTCAGGACGCACGGGTAGAGCCGGGCACACAGGGAAAGCGGTCACCTTTTTCACAGAGAATGACAAGCCACTGCTGCGCAGGTATGCATGTACACGTCGCACAACACTACAAACATTTTAAACTGTGTAGAAACCGGTTCAGGGTTTTTCACTGATCGGTGTCTTCGAAACAGTACTTTTATTGAAGGAGTTTGATTTCTAACAACAACACGTCTGTCCCATCTTCTTCAGCATTGCCAACGTGATCAAGCAGGCAGGCTGTCCCGTACCCGACTATATGATGGGCCTGAAGAAGATCAAAGGGTACACATCCTCCTCCTTGAACTTCCAACACGCCGTGGTGAAACGACACCGTGTTTAAGTACTGCTGTGTACGCTGTTGCTTGAATCGGTGTCGTTGTCGATTCACCACGTGCTCTGATAATTCATTTGTTTATAATGATGATTCTCATGGTGAGCCTTTTTCTTCTTTCCATCCAGTAAACTGAGGAGGTGGCTCAAACAGAAACCCCCCCACAGAGCCACGATCTCCACCACGCCACGCTCAATGATGCACAGAAACGACAAAGGACCAAAaaagcagcagaagaagaaatCCCAGCAGGCCGCTGGGAAGCCAGAGTCTGGGCCTCAGAGCGTCTCTAACACGATGGGGGGCAAAGGTGGAGAGAAACGGGGAAAGAAGAAAATGCAGAAAACAAACCAGCAGATATCTCAGAAAAAGGGGTCGAAGCCGAAGATGTAAGTTATCTGTGTGGGTTGTGGTCCAATGTGCATTATTTGTGCTGTACACAGCTATCGGCATTAAGTCCTACAATGGATTCAATCACTAGGCCGTTATGGTTGAAGGACAGAAAGTGTTGAAATGTCATACATGATTGTGGTACAGGAACATTCGGAGCAGTATATTAATAGTTATGTTATCGTTGTTTCAGCTCCCCAAAGAAGCGAGGCAAGAAAACTAAAGAAGACGGAGGGACGGCTTGATATCTGATCTGATGACAGAACAATGAACTTTTTATTTTTCCGTCATGCTACTGTTGTACTCTATGGACCCTTTTGGATTTTGATTTGTAATAAATAATTCTTATGTCATTATGTCTGGTTTCTTCATGCTTACTGGTTAGGCATACGTTGTAAACTGACTGAATAGTATTTAGTTGAGCACTATGCTGTCACTTGAGCAGCACAGTGACAAATGTACATTTTCTTTTAAACAGAGAAAAAACATTTATAGTAGGTAAATGACTTATTCATGCTTATGATTGTTTGGATGTCAGTTTTTGATGCAATTAATAGTATAACATGTTTCATATATTGAAATAAAAGGGTTTTAACCTTTTGctttaaataatataaaagtAAATTTGCTGATGTTAGCTTTCATCTGCAATAACACCAGGGTATTTATAATTAAGTAATATAGATATATGTCCTTCAACGTGGTTGATGCAATGAACTATTCGAAAAAGTGTATTGATTTGGTCAGGGTTTACAAACTACAAGCACCGAGTCAAGGGTCAGAGTAAATTACTATTGAATAGTACACATTTCTTACATACGCAAATGTTTCCCTATCAAATGTAATATTTGTGAAGATGAATAGAATAAGGGTTGACAACGCAACTGTGAAGTTCGTTGATTAGAGACCACTGAAAGTATACATTTCATTATTGTATCAACGTTTGAAGCTAATTTCGATTCAGGCTACGTAAATTAATCAATAAAGAAAAGTATTTCGGCCATTCCATGATTCcgtccctttttttttatggacCTCGTTGCCCAAAGATCGCGATACCGACAGTAAATTCTCGCCCTTGCGTTATAGGGCCGGAAACCCCCTCGTGTCTTCCTTTCTCAACATGGCACCGAAGGTGAAGAAGGAAGGTGCGTACATCTTTGATAATAATGTTCTAAATAGGCAAAATAGCGTAAACTTAATTCATAATACGTTCATCAATATTATGAGAACAAGTCGTACTTCACTTCTTACCCGACTACATGTTTATAACACGTTGGTTTTCAAGTATAAAGATGCAGAAATCACCACGCAAGTTTCCTAGCCTCTTGCCTAGCAGTAATGTGCTAGCGTTCTGCTAACGCTAATGTGGGCTAACCGGGTGTTTCTGAAATAATTCAACCGATCCACCAGCCATGGCCCTTCTGATATAGATTTTCTATAGGCCAACCCTTATTTGATACATTCTCCTACATTAGGAATTGATGTACGGCATTCGTGTTTGAATGTGTATATACCACGTCTTGTAGCAATTCTACTGTCATGCAATGCATCACTACACGTGAAAGTCGATTGGACGTTCATCGTAAATGAACACGAAACTTGAGTTATCATCTTATGTTAACTTGCTTTCGTTTAAATTATATTTCTTTACAAATGGGATATTCTGTGCAAATGATGTGTAATTGTAAATTCTGATTCGCTATGACGAACTCAAAGGAACCACTGATGCAAGAACCTATTTCTAGAAACTAATGCCTACGTAAAACATTTTCAAGCTACAAAAACCGGTTTTAACTAAATAACGATGGACTTGATATAGGGTATTTTAACAATGTTTCAGTGACTAGCTGGGATGTTTGAACTTTGTACCTTCAAATATCATGCATCCTACCAAACTAAATACAACATGTACTTTCATCTAGCTGTCCCTGCCAAGACTGAGGCCAAGTCGAAGGCACTCAAGGCCAAGAAGGCCGTGCTTAAAGGAGTCCACAgtcagaagaaaaagaagatcaGGACTTCTCCCACCTTCCGTCGCCCCAAGACCCTGCGTCTCCGCAGATCGCCCAAGTATCCTCGCAAGAGTGCTCCTCGTAGGAACAAGTGAGTGTATATAGTGTTTGTTGATTAATCATGATGGTATTCCCAGTCATTTATCTGGTGCAAATGATGATTACAGCGATCAAAGTATGAAAAATATGATTCCAAAATTTCACGTCTGATGCACCTAGTACCGTGCCAATAAGCAGAGCCTTGAACTTTGGTTTTGTTGATGGTGTGGTGTATAATGAAAAGTAGAACAATCCCTTTTCTATTTGGCTCATGTGGGTCCAACACCTTATTTCTGGGATGGATGAGGTTTAAAGCTTTCCTTCTGGGCTGGCTGAAGTAGTGATTGCATTTTAAACTGAGGCCTGCTGCCCTGTCACTAGGTTGGACCACTATGCCATTATCAAGTTCCCGCTTACCACCGAGTCGGCCATGAAGAAGATTGAGGACAACAACACACTGGTGTTCATCGTGGACGTTAAGGCCAACAAGCACCAGATCAAACACGCTGTCAAGAAGCTGTATGATATCGATGTGGCCAAGGTCAACACGCTGATCAGGTAGGTCCTGAAGCTGCTTTCAGTTGATCTTCAGTATTCTCTTGAACTTTCCTACCTGCCTGGTGACATGGTGTCTGTCAAATGGAAGAATCCAACTATATAAAGTTGCTGTGGCAACTCGGTGCTTCAAAATGACCGTAGCCGAGGCATTCTCATTTAACATCACTGTTTTCACATTACAGGCCCGATGGTGAGAAGAAGGCATACGTCAGACTTGCACCAGATTATGATGCGTTGGACGTTGCAAACAAAGTAAGTGGACCGGTGTTTTTGTAATCAGATGATTTACAAGTGCTGTTGCATTCAATTCGCTTACTCTGTGATGTGAAAAGTGCCACTGCTGCAAGAAACGGCCTGCTATATATTGCTTGATCTAatccttatttttttctttttttttcagatcGGCATCATCTAAACTGGGAATGGAGATATgtggataaaaataaatatttgtaaaaataTTACTTGTATTGTCCGTGTTTAAATTGCAACTCATAATGGGGTCCATTGAGTGAATTGTGTTTGAAATGTGACTTGAATTTGGAAAATTTGTACCAAACGTGAAGTAACTTGCACGTCAATGGATTACAATGTAAGGGACAACAAATCTGCATTTGTCTATTTACAAGGGTGCTTAAAGGGTGCAATATGTTGTTTAAGGGTTTTCCCTCCTGGCTACATGCCAATTTCATGTGGCCTGACAGGGACCAGTGTTGCACTCGCATAAAGGTGTTGGTGTAACTGATTTGAACTAGGGCCTTTCAGAACTTGGGAGTTCAAAACGCCACCGGTGGTTTTCAGACCGCAGCTCTACAATCCTCATTTACTGTCTTGTCTATCTGGGTTACTGCTGGTCTGGAAAGTACGCAATAAGATTTTGGTGATTCCCAAGTCTGGTAGCATTAGAAAAAGTGAAGAAATGGTTGTAAATACAAACTTTTATTTTAGCATCCTGAAATTGATGATAACTTCAGCTTTATTGCTCTCAAATCGATATGGTCTGAAGTATACCCTTTAGTTCAATAATATCACTCTTGCATTACGTTCAAGCATCAGTCTAGTTATACTACAAATGTAAGTTTTGGTGTGCTTTTaatataggaacattttaaactCGCCtacatgaatgaatgattttATAGTTCTGTCATGTCCCACATAGGATTATAGGACACCGATATAACTACACAAAGCGTTTAGTACATACACAATCAAAAACAATACATTTCATTCAACACCAAATAAACGGCAAAGTCGGCAATCAAAAGTTAACATCAGCATCACACATGAACTTTTACATCAACCTTCTTGAATAAACTTAATCGCAAATGATAAAACGGACAATATAAAATGAATTTCATTTTCAATTTCATCGAGCTCACCAAAATGATAGCCTATTCTCACTGGTGCCCACCCACCGTCCTGATTCAAGGGAGAATTCCTGACCTAATTTGAGCACAGGGACCTCTTAGATAAGTTATACAAAAGTTTTCTACACcaaacatgtttaatttgacaaaatgtacGGAGCTAAGGCATACACCTCACTTCAGAAAACCAGGTCTCTCTTTGAAGGATAGCAGTTCCTACAAATAAGGTCCTTGGTTTGGCCTTCACATCTTGTTAAAAATACGCGTACTTGAACCACTATTTATATAGGTAGGTGTACTTGCATCAATAGTGACATCAAAGGTCCAGTATTTAGCATCTAGAGATGAGGTTGCATGTTGCAGCCAAATTAATGAATGAACCCTCCCTCTAATGTGCCAGTAGTGCCCCCCAAAATGATATCTTCCACGATCTCAAGTAGCCATGTGTAAAGTGAAAAGGTTGCTAGATTAATGAATTTTCTTCAGTTggtttttacatttaaaataggTATTTGACAACATTGGTTTTACATAAGGGACTTTCTAAATCATGGGCTGTAAGGGAAAGTTAGCTTACACATACACTGCAATTACCGTTTAGTAAATATAATTGAGTAATTGTACGTGTTAAGATTGCTTCACGCTTTTTATGTATGTGAAGCAAGGTAATATTTTATCTAAATTATGCTGTACAATGCACTGGATTAAACAGGTTGAAATCTACAGGTTTTTATTAGGCACAACATCACACTTTAGTATTGAACCCTCAGCATCGTCGGTGTGTAACTCAGTGTAACTAGATCTACTCAAATTACTCATCACCAGGCTACTCTAATAGTAACAGCCTGGTTAGCGTGTCCCCAGCATATGCAATATTTTGAAACCCCCTCCCATAATACACTGACTCGTAGCTTTACAAGATGCACCGCATGCTAATCATAAAAATCAGCAAGACTAAACCAATGGATCCCAGGAGCCTCAGTCTCTGCCCTGGTTCCCACTGCCGCTCCTTCAAGAGAGGAACGTTCTGACAGTCCCCTTCACCAGGCCTCTGCAGATGGGACACTTCCTCAACGAGGGAGCGCACTCCTTGCACACCACCAGGTGTCCGCAGGGGATGAACACGATGTTCACCTCTTTATCCATGCACACTTTGCACGTTCGCTCCTCCTGAAGCCTCCGCAGCTGCTCCTCCATGGGTAGCTCTGCAGAGAGGAGGGTCGTTAGTCGAGGACCCAAACACTCAGCCATGGAgaacacagtcacaaacaccTACAGTACATAGCCCACATACACGTCCGCAAATCGTTGaatcccaccaccgccaccacgtcGTACAATACATCACCCACGTATACAGCTGAAATACGTTGAATCCCACCACCTTTTAAGACCAATACAATGAACCGCTGAAGACTCTTCAGCATCGGACAACAAACTGTTTGAATTTAGTGGTGGCTCAATCGCATTTGCCAAGCTGACTCTTAGGACTAGACAGCATTATCTACTGCAAGGTTGCATCTTCTGCAACACCAGTTACTATCTACATTGTTTTCCCTATGAATTTGGGATAAAGTATATTGCTTGATAGCAAGCCAGAAGGAGCAGATAATACAGGACCAAGCATAGCATTGACAATTATCAGGTCAGGACAATTATCATTGCTTACAACAAAAATCAGGTCATGATGAACGTCGGGTACAAGAGCAGTTATTCATTGCCAATAACGTGAGAACATGAATGTAATGCattagtataatatatataagcGAAGTCAAGCGTCGCCACTGCCTGGCTGCAGTGCAGTGCAgcaggttatgtgtgtgtatgtacctgaGAGATCCTGACTTGGTGACACAGCTTCATTTGCCTGGGCTGAAAGTGCAGTGGAGAGAACACATTAAGCCTGAGGATGCTAAGAGACCGTATTGAAAGGCGACGGACAATAGTTGAGCAGGTGTACTTTTTGCCTTAGCAGAGCCAGGATTTTACATGGGGGGGAAAAACAC from the Gadus macrocephalus chromosome 7, ASM3116895v1 genome contains:
- the ddx52 gene encoding probable ATP-dependent RNA helicase DDX52 isoform X1, with product MDAVDFFRKLGAGAKFDLKRFGKDAQRFTVVRSQGEDSAADQISAIDYFGKGSSSKTEPQDAAPCDEVEGESEVGDKRKRKPEHLTVKSKKKRDIKVDTQVVGGPQESSGSNGISWTTSSEGKPQQQEDGTKRASLKRLKDLHNEKVNRIRNQNRIYVHGTDVPEPVCTFEELQTEYRLNPRILQNLQEAGLSSPTPIQMQAVPLMMHNREILACAPTGSGKTLAFCLPLLAHLKQPANQGFRAIIISPTRELASQTHRELVRLSDGLGFRVHIIDKASLAAKKYGPQSSKKYDILVSTPNRLIYLLKEDPPGLDLTRVEWLVVDESDKLFEGGKRGFRDQLATLFLACSCPRVRRAFFSATCTSEVEQWCRLNLDNLVSVNVGQRNTAVESVEQELLFVGTENGKLLAVRDLIKKGFMPPMLVFVQSIDRARELFHELVYEGINVDVIHADRTQQQRDNVMKSFRSGDIWVLICTAILARGIDFKGVNLVLNYDFPTSAVEYIHRIGRTGRAGHTGKAVTFFTENDKPLLRSIANVIKQAGCPVPDYMMGLKKIKGKLRRWLKQKPPHRATISTTPRSMMHRNDKGPKKQQKKKSQQAAGKPESGPQSVSNTMGGKGGEKRGKKKMQKTNQQISQKKGSKPKISPKKRGKKTKEDGGTA
- the ddx52 gene encoding probable ATP-dependent RNA helicase DDX52 isoform X2, whose translation is MDAVDFFRKLGAGAKFDLKRFGKDAQRFTVVRSQGEDSAADQISAIDYFGKGSSSKTEPQDAAPCDEVEGESEVGDKRKRKPEHLTVKSKKKRDIKVDTQVGGPQESSGSNGISWTTSSEGKPQQQEDGTKRASLKRLKDLHNEKVNRIRNQNRIYVHGTDVPEPVCTFEELQTEYRLNPRILQNLQEAGLSSPTPIQMQAVPLMMHNREILACAPTGSGKTLAFCLPLLAHLKQPANQGFRAIIISPTRELASQTHRELVRLSDGLGFRVHIIDKASLAAKKYGPQSSKKYDILVSTPNRLIYLLKEDPPGLDLTRVEWLVVDESDKLFEGGKRGFRDQLATLFLACSCPRVRRAFFSATCTSEVEQWCRLNLDNLVSVNVGQRNTAVESVEQELLFVGTENGKLLAVRDLIKKGFMPPMLVFVQSIDRARELFHELVYEGINVDVIHADRTQQQRDNVMKSFRSGDIWVLICTAILARGIDFKGVNLVLNYDFPTSAVEYIHRIGRTGRAGHTGKAVTFFTENDKPLLRSIANVIKQAGCPVPDYMMGLKKIKGKLRRWLKQKPPHRATISTTPRSMMHRNDKGPKKQQKKKSQQAAGKPESGPQSVSNTMGGKGGEKRGKKKMQKTNQQISQKKGSKPKISPKKRGKKTKEDGGTA
- the rpl23a gene encoding 60S ribosomal protein L23a; translated protein: MAPKVKKEAVPAKTEAKSKALKAKKAVLKGVHSQKKKKIRTSPTFRRPKTLRLRRSPKYPRKSAPRRNKLDHYAIIKFPLTTESAMKKIEDNNTLVFIVDVKANKHQIKHAVKKLYDIDVAKVNTLIRPDGEKKAYVRLAPDYDALDVANKIGII